The following proteins are encoded in a genomic region of Comamonas resistens:
- the tilS gene encoding tRNA lysidine(34) synthetase TilS, whose amino-acid sequence MSGKSKALVNVVDQAVAAFDPPLPLAIAFSGGADSSALLLACHARWPGLVRAIHVHHGLQEAADGFQLHCEHLCAQHAIPLKVCKIDARHEPGQSPEDAARQGRYQALIDATTQSWVDDEGRELEPVCSIALAQHADDQVETLLLALSRGAGVAGLAAMPFQWQRAGLQWFRPLLAVPGQALRDWLVQKEVAWVEDPSNNDQGYTRNRIRAQLLPVLEQVFPQFRSTFARSSANCAQAADLLSDLAASDLLAVGVPPRIRDLQALPLARQSNVLRHWLLSAYHTTPTAAQLAQLVAQVGVCTTRGHRIHIKVGRGFVERQGASLGWYNS is encoded by the coding sequence ATGTCAGGCAAATCTAAGGCGCTTGTGAATGTGGTGGATCAGGCCGTCGCGGCATTCGATCCTCCTTTGCCTCTGGCGATTGCCTTCAGCGGCGGAGCGGATTCGTCGGCTTTGCTGCTGGCCTGCCATGCGCGTTGGCCCGGGCTGGTGAGGGCCATTCATGTGCACCATGGCTTGCAGGAGGCAGCGGATGGCTTCCAGCTGCACTGCGAGCATCTTTGTGCTCAACATGCCATACCGCTCAAGGTCTGCAAGATTGATGCTCGTCACGAGCCGGGGCAAAGCCCCGAAGATGCGGCGCGGCAAGGACGTTATCAGGCGCTGATCGATGCGACGACCCAAAGCTGGGTGGATGACGAGGGGCGAGAGCTGGAGCCCGTGTGCTCCATCGCGCTGGCCCAGCATGCGGACGACCAGGTGGAGACCTTGCTGCTCGCGCTCTCGCGTGGTGCCGGTGTGGCGGGGTTGGCGGCCATGCCGTTTCAGTGGCAGAGGGCGGGACTGCAATGGTTCAGGCCTTTGCTGGCGGTGCCTGGCCAGGCATTGAGAGATTGGTTGGTGCAGAAAGAGGTGGCTTGGGTGGAAGACCCGTCCAATAACGACCAAGGCTATACCCGCAACCGCATTCGCGCCCAGTTGCTGCCGGTTCTGGAGCAGGTGTTTCCTCAATTTCGCAGCACCTTCGCACGCAGCAGTGCGAACTGTGCCCAGGCGGCTGATCTGCTGAGTGACCTGGCTGCATCAGACCTGCTGGCTGTGGGCGTGCCGCCGCGTATCCGCGACCTGCAGGCCTTGCCGCTGGCGCGTCAGTCCAATGTCCTGCGTCATTGGCTGCTCAGTGCATATCACACGACACCCACCGCGGCCCAGCTTGCGCAGCTCGTTGCGCAGGTCGGCGTTTGCACTACGCGAGGGCACCGCATCCATATCAAGGTGGGACGGGGTTTTGTGGAACGCCAGGGGGCAAGTCTCGGTTGGTACAATTCCTAG
- a CDS encoding 16S rRNA pseudouridine(516) synthase has product MQLQDMLYSQGFGIRRVCSGLVQQGWVELWNTETESWEKVLDSTLDIDPEGMSFRVQGVEWEYHALGYVLLHKPAGTECSQKPSAYPSIYTLLPSPLRLRPNKGAVQGVQAVGRLDQDTTGMLLLSDDGQFIHRMSSPKKHVSKVYRVTCKHEVDAKQIQKLLDGVVLDDDPKPVKAAACEQVASHVLDLTLTEGKYHQVKRMIAAVSNRVEGLHRRRIGGLELPADLAPGQWRWLTADELDLLKPGK; this is encoded by the coding sequence ATGCAGTTGCAGGACATGTTGTATTCACAGGGCTTTGGCATTCGCCGCGTCTGTTCCGGTCTGGTGCAGCAGGGCTGGGTGGAGCTGTGGAATACGGAAACCGAGTCCTGGGAAAAAGTGCTCGACTCAACCCTGGACATTGATCCTGAAGGCATGAGCTTCAGGGTTCAAGGTGTGGAGTGGGAATATCACGCCCTGGGCTATGTATTGCTGCACAAGCCCGCAGGGACCGAGTGCTCGCAAAAACCGTCGGCTTACCCCAGCATCTATACCTTGCTGCCTTCTCCTTTGCGTTTGCGTCCCAACAAGGGGGCCGTGCAGGGTGTTCAGGCCGTGGGTCGCCTGGATCAGGATACGACGGGCATGTTGCTGCTCAGCGATGATGGCCAGTTCATTCACCGCATGTCTTCGCCCAAGAAGCATGTATCCAAGGTGTACCGGGTGACTTGCAAGCATGAGGTGGATGCTAAGCAGATCCAGAAGTTGCTGGATGGCGTGGTGCTTGATGACGATCCCAAGCCCGTCAAGGCTGCCGCTTGCGAACAGGTTGCTAGCCATGTGCTGGATCTGACCTTGACCGAAGGCAAGTACCACCAGGTCAAACGCATGATTGCGGCGGTGAGCAACCGGGTTGAGGGGCTGCATCGCCGACGCATCGGTGGCCTGGAGTTGCCAGCAGATCTGGCGCCTGGCCAATGGCGTTGGCTGACGGCCGATGAGCTGGATTTGCTAAAACCGGGCAAATAA
- a CDS encoding acetyl-CoA carboxylase carboxyltransferase subunit alpha, which translates to MAKKNFLDFEQPIAELESKIEELRYVQTESAVDISEEIDQLSKKSLQLTKDIYSDLTPWQITKIARHIERPYTLDYLRECFTDFVEMHGDRHFADDQSIVGGLARFNGQPCMVIGHQKGRDTKERTLRNFGMTRPEGYRKALRLMKTAEKFKLPVFTFVDTPGAFPGIDAEERGQSEAIGRNIYEMSQLQTPIITTIIGEGGSGGALAIAVADQVLMLQYSVYSVISPEGCASILWKTGEKAQEAADAMGITAHRLKALGLVDKIVSEPVGGAHRDPKQMGAFLKRALGDALRQLSDLKPKELQDRRYERIQSYGKFADTKADNR; encoded by the coding sequence TTGGCGAAAAAGAACTTTCTGGATTTTGAGCAGCCCATCGCCGAGCTCGAATCCAAAATTGAAGAACTGCGTTATGTGCAAACGGAAAGCGCAGTCGATATCTCGGAAGAAATCGATCAGCTCAGCAAAAAAAGCCTGCAGCTGACTAAGGATATCTACAGCGATCTGACCCCCTGGCAGATCACCAAGATTGCCCGCCATATCGAGCGTCCCTACACGCTCGACTATTTGCGCGAGTGCTTTACCGACTTTGTCGAGATGCATGGCGATCGTCACTTTGCGGATGATCAGTCCATCGTCGGCGGTCTGGCTCGTTTCAACGGCCAGCCCTGCATGGTGATCGGCCATCAAAAGGGCCGCGATACCAAGGAGCGCACGCTGCGCAACTTCGGTATGACGCGCCCCGAAGGCTATCGCAAGGCCTTGCGTCTGATGAAGACGGCCGAGAAGTTCAAGCTGCCTGTGTTCACCTTTGTGGATACGCCCGGTGCCTTCCCCGGTATCGACGCCGAAGAGCGCGGTCAGTCCGAAGCCATTGGTCGCAACATCTATGAAATGTCGCAGCTGCAGACTCCCATCATCACCACCATCATCGGTGAGGGTGGCTCGGGCGGTGCACTGGCGATTGCCGTGGCTGACCAGGTTCTGATGCTGCAGTACTCCGTGTACTCGGTGATCAGCCCCGAAGGCTGCGCTTCCATTCTGTGGAAGACGGGCGAAAAGGCACAGGAAGCAGCGGATGCCATGGGCATCACCGCTCATCGCCTGAAGGCTCTGGGGCTGGTCGACAAGATAGTCAGCGAACCTGTAGGTGGTGCTCATCGCGATCCCAAGCAAATGGGTGCCTTCCTCAAGCGTGCGCTGGGCGATGCCTTGCGTCAGCTGTCGGATCTCAAGCCCAAGGAGCTGCAGGATCGCCGCTACGAGCGCATCCAGAGCTACGGCAAGTTTGCCGATACCAAGGCGGACAATCGCTGA
- a CDS encoding RNA-binding S4 domain-containing protein produces the protein MSDIESMRLDKWLWCARFYKTRSLAVEEIGKGRVTINKANAKASREIRVGDIIQLRQGNVPREVVVRGLSGMRGPAPVAQQLYEETPQSLALRAELAEQRRLAPEPSDTLAAQHTGRPTKRDRREMDRLRKDSGNSGWGDRWSASIDD, from the coding sequence ATGAGCGATATTGAATCCATGCGTCTGGACAAATGGCTGTGGTGCGCACGTTTTTACAAAACGCGCAGCTTGGCCGTGGAGGAAATCGGCAAAGGCCGCGTCACCATCAACAAGGCCAACGCCAAAGCCTCCAGGGAAATACGTGTGGGCGACATCATCCAGCTGCGCCAGGGCAATGTTCCCAGGGAAGTCGTGGTGCGCGGCCTCAGCGGCATGCGTGGCCCGGCCCCTGTGGCTCAGCAACTGTATGAGGAAACGCCTCAAAGCCTTGCCCTGCGCGCAGAGCTGGCCGAACAGCGCCGCCTGGCTCCGGAGCCTTCCGATACCTTGGCCGCACAGCACACGGGCCGCCCCACCAAGCGCGACAGGCGCGAGATGGATCGCTTGCGCAAGGATTCCGGCAACAGCGGCTGGGGCGATCGCTGGAGCGCCTCCATTGACGACTGA
- a CDS encoding DNA/RNA non-specific endonuclease, with protein MRSAFPAQSSPFSPLFAHWRQLAGIAFLALSSAACTAKIPLPAASGSQPVNTQVKNPTRSTQGFSQCPQFFANGKPPVLNDQPKLRALCYDAFAVLHSGQSKTPVFVAQRLNKALVDDADEKRTNRFYSDARLPRDERAELDDYKRSGYSRGHMAPAGDMPTAQAMAQSFSLANMVPQSIKQNGGPWARIEKDTRSYAQRASGDVYVITGPVFASDAGTVGANQVRVPSFLYKLVYDAQSQRAWAHWQANDDAARVTQPISYEELVRRTGIDFLPGSMPQTAGKLQQASLPGSARTH; from the coding sequence ATGCGTTCCGCTTTTCCTGCACAGTCCTCCCCCTTCTCTCCGCTGTTTGCCCATTGGCGACAACTCGCCGGCATCGCCTTTCTGGCTTTGAGCAGCGCCGCCTGCACAGCCAAGATCCCTTTGCCCGCTGCATCCGGCTCTCAGCCAGTCAATACTCAGGTCAAGAATCCCACGCGCAGCACCCAGGGCTTCAGTCAATGCCCGCAGTTTTTTGCCAATGGCAAGCCACCCGTGCTCAACGATCAGCCCAAGCTGCGTGCTCTTTGCTATGACGCATTTGCCGTGCTGCACAGCGGCCAGAGCAAGACACCTGTCTTTGTCGCCCAGCGACTAAACAAGGCACTGGTCGATGATGCCGACGAGAAGCGCACCAACCGGTTCTACAGCGATGCACGCCTACCCCGTGACGAGCGCGCGGAACTTGATGACTACAAGCGCTCCGGCTACTCGCGCGGCCATATGGCGCCGGCGGGCGATATGCCGACCGCACAAGCCATGGCTCAGAGCTTCTCGCTGGCAAACATGGTGCCCCAGTCCATCAAGCAAAACGGTGGCCCCTGGGCTCGCATCGAAAAAGATACGCGCAGCTATGCCCAACGCGCCTCGGGCGATGTCTATGTCATCACCGGCCCGGTCTTCGCCAGCGATGCCGGCACCGTCGGTGCTAATCAGGTTAGAGTGCCCAGCTTTTTGTACAAGCTGGTCTATGACGCCCAAAGCCAGCGAGCCTGGGCTCATTGGCAGGCCAACGATGATGCAGCCCGCGTCACCCAGCCCATCAGCTATGAGGAGCTGGTACGCCGCACCGGCATTGATTTCCTGCCTGGCTCCATGCCTCAAACTGCTGGCAAGCTGCAGCAGGCGTCTCTGCCAGGCTCAGCACGCACACATTAA
- a CDS encoding aspartate kinase, whose amino-acid sequence MALIVHKYGGTSMGSTERIRNVAKRVAKWARAGHQMVVVPSAMSGETNRLLGLASELAPSHAQTSYYRELDMLAATGEQASSALLAIALQGEGVESVSYAGWQVPVRTDSSYTKARIESIDDKRVRADLEAGRVVIVTGFQGIDPDGNITTLGRGGSDTSAVAVAAAMKAAECLIYTDVDGVYTTDPRVVPAAKRLGTVSFEEMLEMASLGSKVLQIRSVEFAGKYKVPMRVLSSFTPWDIDLEEEAKSGTLITFEEDEKMEKAVVSGIAFNRGEAKISVLGVPDTPGVAAAILGPVADANIEVDVIIQNISKDGKTDFSFTVSQGDYQRAMDLLREKVVPALGASEVVGNPNIAKVSIVGIGMRSHVGVASTMFRTLSKEGVNIQMISTSEIKTSVVIDEKYLELAVRALHTAFGLDKSE is encoded by the coding sequence ATGGCACTGATCGTTCATAAATACGGCGGCACCTCGATGGGCTCGACAGAGCGCATCCGCAACGTCGCCAAGCGCGTGGCCAAGTGGGCTCGGGCAGGTCACCAGATGGTGGTTGTGCCCAGCGCCATGAGTGGCGAAACCAACCGTTTGCTGGGTCTGGCCAGCGAGCTGGCACCCAGTCACGCACAGACTTCGTACTACCGTGAGCTGGACATGCTGGCCGCCACTGGCGAGCAGGCATCGTCTGCACTGCTGGCCATTGCGCTGCAGGGCGAAGGCGTGGAGTCGGTCAGCTACGCTGGCTGGCAAGTGCCGGTGCGCACCGACAGCAGCTACACCAAGGCGCGCATCGAATCGATTGACGACAAGCGCGTGCGTGCCGATCTCGAGGCCGGCCGTGTGGTCATCGTCACGGGCTTCCAGGGTATCGATCCTGACGGCAACATCACCACCCTGGGTCGAGGCGGCTCGGACACCTCTGCCGTGGCCGTGGCTGCTGCCATGAAGGCGGCTGAATGCCTGATCTATACCGATGTGGATGGCGTCTACACCACCGACCCTCGCGTGGTGCCCGCTGCCAAGCGCCTGGGTACGGTGAGCTTTGAAGAGATGCTGGAAATGGCCAGCCTCGGCTCCAAGGTGCTGCAGATCCGTTCCGTGGAATTTGCCGGCAAATACAAGGTGCCCATGCGCGTGCTCTCCAGCTTCACGCCCTGGGACATCGATCTGGAAGAAGAAGCCAAGTCCGGCACGCTGATTACTTTTGAGGAAGACGAAAAAATGGAAAAGGCTGTCGTATCCGGCATCGCTTTCAACCGCGGCGAAGCCAAGATCTCCGTGCTCGGCGTGCCCGACACCCCCGGCGTGGCTGCTGCCATCCTGGGCCCTGTGGCCGATGCCAACATCGAAGTCGATGTGATCATCCAGAACATCTCCAAGGATGGCAAGACAGACTTCTCCTTCACCGTCAGCCAAGGTGACTACCAGCGCGCTATGGATTTGCTGCGTGAAAAGGTTGTGCCTGCCCTGGGTGCTTCCGAAGTGGTGGGCAATCCCAATATCGCCAAGGTCAGCATCGTTGGCATCGGCATGCGCAGCCATGTGGGCGTGGCTTCCACCATGTTCCGCACGCTGAGCAAGGAAGGCGTGAACATCCAGATGATCTCCACCTCCGAGATCAAGACCTCTGTCGTGATCGACGAGAAGTACCTGGAACTGGCTGTACGTGCCTTGCACACGGCCTTCGGTTTGGATAAAAGCGAATAA